In one Chlamydiota bacterium genomic region, the following are encoded:
- a CDS encoding DUF4258 domain-containing protein, whose amino-acid sequence MIKSVLKIDWIRGQVKKGNYYLSRHADSERQFDGLSLIEVEEALLTGRILEQYEDTGRGYRSLVVGFSQTGKPIHVVCGVREKYLVLVTIYIPCFPKFKTPYERG is encoded by the coding sequence ATGATTAAAAGTGTGCTTAAGATTGACTGGATTAGAGGGCAAGTAAAGAAAGGGAACTATTATCTTTCTAGGCATGCCGATTCTGAAAGGCAATTTGATGGTCTTTCGCTGATCGAGGTAGAAGAGGCATTGTTGACAGGAAGAATTCTGGAACAATATGAAGACACGGGAAGAGGTTATAGGTCTTTAGTTGTAGGTTTTTCTCAAACAGGAAAGCCTATTCATGTCGTTTGTGGAGTGAGAGAAAAGTATTTGGTTCTCGTTACTATTTATATACCTTGCTTTCCAAAGTTCAAAACGCCTTATGAAAGAGGATAG
- a CDS encoding YgiT-type zinc finger protein, which yields MKKKCNFCGHQNFRVSEVQYIYKQDRKFFVVNGVPCEECEFCKEQYFQASVLKKIEREFVNIYSSDKKKIKMIKVPIEEFEEITA from the coding sequence ATGAAAAAAAAATGTAATTTTTGTGGTCATCAAAATTTTAGAGTGAGTGAAGTGCAATATATTTATAAACAAGATAGAAAATTTTTTGTGGTCAATGGAGTTCCTTGTGAAGAATGCGAGTTTTGCAAGGAGCAATATTTTCAGGCTTCTGTATTAAAGAAAATAGAACGAGAATTTGTGAATATTTATTCTTCAGATAAGAAAAAAATTAAAATGATCAAAGTTCCCATTGAAGAGTTCGAAGAGATTACTGCTTAA
- a CDS encoding type II toxin-antitoxin system PemK/MazF family toxin, with amino-acid sequence MISRGQIYFVNLNPIQGREQSGKRPVLVVSVDAINQQPLVITVVVGTDAKNIHRDYPTNVRVSQKESGLPLDTVFLCFQIRSLDPSRFIDSKSHSLDLVGSLPQDRMIEVDQALRLVLGL; translated from the coding sequence ATGATTAGCCGGGGGCAAATTTATTTTGTAAATTTGAATCCGATTCAAGGTCGTGAACAATCGGGAAAGAGGCCAGTTTTAGTTGTATCTGTGGATGCCATCAATCAACAACCCCTGGTCATAACGGTGGTCGTTGGTACGGATGCAAAAAATATTCATCGGGATTATCCCACCAACGTTCGTGTGAGTCAAAAGGAGTCTGGATTACCTCTCGATACTGTTTTTTTATGCTTTCAAATTCGCTCGCTGGATCCCTCTCGTTTTATAGATTCCAAGAGTCACTCTCTTGATTTAGTGGGTTCGCTCCCTCAAGATCGGATGATTGAGGTGGATCAAGCATTAAGGCTTGTCCTAGGATTATAG
- a CDS encoding DUF86 domain-containing protein, whose protein sequence is MVFRHNVVEERLAFLQETLKELSFLQKKSKEELLKDTTHRWAVEHGLHLAAEALFDIGNHILVGHFSERAVGYDLVLNALARVDVIPLALAQRFEKLGGFRNILVHEYMAVNFNKVYERLQNSLPDFDRFITEIIHWMKKNLEIR, encoded by the coding sequence ATGGTCTTTAGACATAATGTTGTTGAAGAACGATTGGCCTTTCTTCAAGAAACATTAAAGGAACTCTCGTTTCTTCAGAAAAAGTCAAAGGAAGAGCTTTTAAAAGATACCACACACCGATGGGCCGTTGAACATGGGCTACATCTTGCCGCAGAAGCTCTTTTTGATATTGGAAACCATATTCTAGTGGGTCATTTTTCCGAAAGAGCTGTTGGATATGATTTAGTTCTCAATGCACTCGCTCGCGTGGATGTTATTCCCCTCGCACTCGCTCAAAGATTTGAAAAACTTGGAGGTTTTCGTAATATCCTAGTCCATGAATATATGGCGGTTAATTTTAATAAAGTCTACGAACGACTTCAGAATAGCCTACCCGATTTTGATCGCTTCATCACAGAAATTATTCACTGGATGAAAAAAAATTTAGAAATCCGCTAA
- a CDS encoding nucleotidyltransferase domain-containing protein — translation MEIDRNIWKLLFQPFSKIELAYLFGSQVIGVTHPESDIDIALLVQEELTPFEEARLAASISREIDIKKIDIVTLNHATSLLKYEALANGLLVYQKVSDDCVNRFEMGVYREYFDTEHIRKLQYDLLFGER, via the coding sequence ATGGAAATCGACCGAAATATCTGGAAACTCCTGTTCCAGCCATTCTCAAAAATTGAACTGGCTTATCTCTTTGGATCCCAAGTTATTGGCGTAACCCATCCAGAAAGCGATATCGATATTGCCCTTCTTGTCCAGGAAGAGCTCACCCCCTTTGAGGAGGCTCGTTTAGCCGCTTCTATTTCGAGAGAAATAGATATTAAAAAAATAGACATTGTCACATTAAATCATGCAACATCTTTGCTCAAATATGAAGCGCTCGCCAATGGTCTCCTCGTCTATCAAAAGGTTAGTGATGACTGTGTTAATCGGTTCGAAATGGGTGTTTATCGGGAATATTTCGACACAGAACATATCCGAAAATTACAATATGATTTACTTTTTGGAGAACGCTAA